A stretch of DNA from Longimicrobiaceae bacterium:
TCGGGCGCGGCGGCGAGGAGACGGGTGGAGAGCGTGCGCAGCTCCGCATCTCCCAGCCGCTGCGGCGGGCCGGCGGGGAAGACGTTCGTCGGGTCGATGCGGATGCCGTCCAGCCGGCCGGCGGTGAGCGCGAGGGCGAAGTTCATGCGGGTCAGCATCGCGCCGCTGTTCGTCCACTGCTCGGTGCTGTTGGGGTAGCCCGTGGGCGGGGATGCGAGGTACGGCATCTCGCCGAACGAGCGCAGCGCCTGCACCAGCCCGCGCGACGGGCCCACGTCCGCGCCCGTGGCCCGCAGCGCGCTCGCGACGAACTCCACCGGCGTCTTCACCTTGCCGTCGCGGTAGCGCGGATCCGCCATCTCGGGCGAGAGGAAGAGGGCGCGCGTCACCTCGCGCAGGTCGCCGCCGGTGCGCAGGAAGACGCCCGCGAGGCGGTCCACGAGCGCGGCGGGCGGCTGGTCGGCCACGAAGCGCTGGGCGAGCTGGAAGGCGACGTGGTGCGCCGTGGCCGGGCTGGTCGCCAGGATGTGCAGCACCTCGCGCCCGTCCTCCTCGCCGCGGCCGGCGGGCAGGCGGTGGCCCAGGACGGTCTTCTCGCCGCGGTCGTGCATTGCGGGGCGGAAGACGAACTTCGGGTCCAGCTCGCCTCCCGCGCCGGGGCGCGCGCGGTCCATCGTCCAGCCGGTGAAGGCGCGGGCGACCTCCACCACGTCGTGCTGCGTGTAGCCGCCGTCCACGCCCAGCGTGTGCAGCTCCATCAGCTCGCGGGCGTAGTTCTCGTTGATGCCGCGCGGACGGCGGAGCGCCTGCTGCACCGCCGCGGGCCCGGCCGCCAGCGCCGCGTCCAGCCGCGCCGCCTGCCGCGCGTTAACGCGGCCTGACGCGACGGCGGCCTGCCGCTGCTCCGGACTCAGCCCCTGCCAGCGCCGCAGCATCGCCTCGATGCGCGGGGCGGCGGCGTTGGACGAGTCCGGCACGGAGCTGGTCCAGTTGTCCAGGTAGACGAGCATGGCCGGGTGATGCGCCGTGGCGGACAGCAGGTCCTCGAACCTGCCGAACACGTGCGGGCGGATGGCGTTGCGCTCGTAGTCCGAGACGAGGTAGCGGTCCGCGTTCTTGCCGAAGAAGACGTTGAAGTGGTTGAACCAGAAGTCGCTCATCACCGCTTCCAGCTGCCGCTGCGAGTACACGGCGCGCTGCATCCGCGCCCCCGCCAGGTCGAACGCGATCCGCGCCGGACCCGCGACTCCCTGCCCCTGTTCTTGCCGCTGACGGCGCGCTACCCGCGCCGCATCTCCCGCCGCGCCGGGCCGCATCTGCCCGTCCGCATCCGCCTGCATCTCCCGCGATGCATCCGCCCGCATCTCCCCTGATGCGCCCGGCGTCATCGTCATCCCCGGAGCCATCGATGCGCTGTCAGGCATCACGCGGCGGCGGCGCGGGTTCGCGGACGGGTCAGCACCCGCGGCGCGGGCGAGGGAATCGCGGCGGGCGACCGCGGCCGGGTTCTGGCGAGGCTGGGGATAGGCGCGGTACAGCTCGGCCGTCGACATTCCGGCCGCGGGGAAACGCGCCAGCCGCGCATCGAGCGCAGAGTCGTCGATGCGCTCGGGGTGAAGCTGGCGGTCCAGCCACGCGGCGCCGCCCATTCGCAGCACCTCGTCCACGTCCTGCGACCGTGCGCCGTACGTCGCACGGTCCAGCAGCGCGAGGGCGCGCGCGGTGTCCTGCGGCAGCGCCGTCGCGTCTCGCCGGGCGAGCGTGGGGATGGGATACGACGCCGCGTCCACCGCCGGCGGTGCGGAGGCGAACGCGGCTAGGGTCGCTCCGGCGACGAGCGATGCGGCGGCGGCGAGGCGCCGAACGGGCGCGCGGCGGGGCGTGAAGGTACGTGGCTGGTTCATCTTCCGGTGCGGCTGGCGTCTCCGCGTGCGGCACGGGCGTGCCGCCATCTTCCTACCAGCGTTACACCTCCCGCGACTCCGCCGTTTGGCCGCGGGTCAGACGCAGCGTGCCTCCGGCGTTCACCTCCGCCGCGCATCCGCCGAGGCCTGCCGGGAACGGCGGGACGGGAGATGCGGGGCGGCGGATGGCAGCGTGCGCATCCGCGGAACATCTACCGTGGCGTGGCGAGTAGAAGCTGGACGAGAGGCACGCCCCGGCGGCGCATCATCCCTATCCGCCGAACCCTGGTTCCCCACCCGAGAGACCCACCGATGCGAATCCGAGCGCTGGTTTCCCTGCTGTGCCTGGCCGCCGCGGGGCCGCTGGCCGCGCAGGGCGTCATCATCCCGTGCGGCGACTGCCGCGGCGGCGTGCCCGAGTGGCGCGGCAGGCAGGCGCCCCCGCTGCCGGTGGAGTCCATCGCCATCGACACGCGTATCGACGGGCAGGTGGCGACCACGCACGTCACACAGGTCTTCCGCAACGAGACGGGCGCCACGCTGGAGGGCACCTACCTCTTCCCGATTCCCGAGGCGGCGTCGGTGAGCGACTTCGCCATCTGGGACGGCGACCGGCGCCTGGCCGGCGAGGTGCGTTCGCGTGAGGAGGCGCGGCGCGTGTACGACTCCATCGTGCGGCGGCGGCGCGACCCGGGGCTGCTGGAGTACGCCGGGCCCAACCTCTTCCAGGCCAGCATCTTCCCCATCCTCCCGCACGCCACCAAGAAGCTGGAGATCACCTACACGCAGGTGCTGCGGGCCGAGAGCGGCACCGTGGCGTACCGCTACCCGCTCGGCACCGGCCGCAACCTGGCCTCGGCCGAGCGCGTGTCCG
This window harbors:
- a CDS encoding DUF1800 domain-containing protein — translated: MNQPRTFTPRRAPVRRLAAAASLVAGATLAAFASAPPAVDAASYPIPTLARRDATALPQDTARALALLDRATYGARSQDVDEVLRMGGAAWLDRQLHPERIDDSALDARLARFPAAGMSTAELYRAYPQPRQNPAAVARRDSLARAAGADPSANPRRRRVMPDSASMAPGMTMTPGASGEMRADASREMQADADGQMRPGAAGDAARVARRQRQEQGQGVAGPARIAFDLAGARMQRAVYSQRQLEAVMSDFWFNHFNVFFGKNADRYLVSDYERNAIRPHVFGRFEDLLSATAHHPAMLVYLDNWTSSVPDSSNAAAPRIEAMLRRWQGLSPEQRQAAVASGRVNARQAARLDAALAAGPAAVQQALRRPRGINENYARELMELHTLGVDGGYTQHDVVEVARAFTGWTMDRARPGAGGELDPKFVFRPAMHDRGEKTVLGHRLPAGRGEEDGREVLHILATSPATAHHVAFQLAQRFVADQPPAALVDRLAGVFLRTGGDLREVTRALFLSPEMADPRYRDGKVKTPVEFVASALRATGADVGPSRGLVQALRSFGEMPYLASPPTGYPNSTEQWTNSGAMLTRMNFALALTAGRLDGIRIDPTNVFPAGPPQRLGDAELRTLSTRLLAAAP